GAAGATGACGCGGCCAGGCGTGGTCACGACCAGGCTGCCGGTGCCGGTACCGTCGGCACGGCCGTGGGCGGGGATCCGAACCTTGACCCAATCGTGGAGGTGGACGCCGCCCTCGTGGACGGCGAGCACGACCTCGTCGGCCGAGCTGTACGCCCGCAGCTTGGCGGCGTCCTTGGGCGCCTGCTGGCGGGTGGCGGTGAGCCAGTAGCAGCCGAGCACGACGTCCTGGGTCGGCGAGACGACGGGATGCCCGTCGGCAGCGCTCAGGATGTTCTGGCTCGACATCATCAGGTTGCGTGCCTCGGCGATGGCGCCCGAGAAGAGCGGCACGTGGACCGCCATCTGGTCGCCGTCGAAGTCGGCGTTGAAGGCATGGCAGACCAGGGGATGGATCTGGATCGCCGAGCCCTCGACCAGCACCGGCATGAAGGCCTGGATGCCCAGACGGTGAAGGGTGGGAGCGCGGTTGAGCAGCACCGGGTGCTCGTGGATGACCTCGTCGAGGACGTCCCAGACCTCGGGGCGCACACGCTCCACCATCCGCTTGGCGGACTTGATGTTCTGGGTGTAGCCCTTCTCCACCAGGTCGCGCATCACGAATGGCTTGAACAGCTCGAGCGCCATCTTCTTGGGCAGACCGCACTCGTGCAACTTCAGCTCGGGGCCGACCACGATGACCGAACGGCCCGAGTAGTCGACGCGCTTGCCGAGGAGGTTCTGGCGGAAACGGCCCTGCTTGCCTTTGAGCATGTCGCTCAACGACTTCAGCTTGCGGTTACCGGTGCCTGTGATGGCACGGCCGCGACGGCCATTGTCGATGAGGGCGTCGACGGCCTCCTGGAGCATCCGCTTCTCGTTGCGGACGATGATCTCGGGTGCGCCAAGCTCCAGCAGCCGCTTCAGCCGGTTGTTCCGGTTGATGACGCGACGGTAGAGGTCGTTGAGGTCGGAGGTCGCGAAGCGGCCACCGTCGAGCTGAACCATGGGGCGCAGCTCTGGCGGGATCACCGGGAGCACGTCGAGGATCATCCAGGTCGCCGACGCGCCTGACTTGCGAAAAGCCTCGACCACCTTGAGCCGCTTGATCGCCTTCTGCCGCTTCTGGCCGGAGTTCGACTTCGACTCCTCGCGCAGGATGGCGGATTCCTGGAGCAGGTCGATGCGGGCCAGCAGGTCGTGGATCGCCTGCGCGCCGATGCCCGCCTTGAACACCTTGCCGAACTTTTCGGTGAACTCGCGGAACTCCTGATCAGACAGCAGCTGCTTGACGTAGAGCGAGTCGAGCTGGGTCTTGGACGACTCGATGTCGCCCGAGAGGCCCTCGGTGTCCTTCTTCAGCTGGCTCGTGAGAACGCCGGCTTTCTGCTCGTAGTCCTCACGCCACTTGGCGATCTCTTCGTCGGACTTGCCCTTCAGCTCCTGCTGGCGCTTCTTGGTAGAGGCCTGGACCTGGTCGATCTTCTTCTCGACCTGCTTCGGCAGCTCGCGGGCCAGCTTGTCCTCGAACATCACGCCCTTCTCGATGATGACCTGTTCGTCCTCACCTTCGCCGATGGTGAAGTTGGTTGCGGCCTTCTTGCCCTTCTGGGCCTTGATCTTCTCAACGAGTTCCTTGGCACGCGAGGTCATCGCGTCGACGGTCTCGTCGAGCGATTCCTCCAGCCCCTTGATCTTGGCCTTGGTGTCTTCCTGCTTGGCCTTGACCCGCTGGTCCAGCTCTTCCTTGAGCTCCTTCACTGCCGTGTCGCGCTCCTCCTGGAGCTTGATCACCCGGTCGTTGTGCTGAGGTGAGGACTTGGAGAGGTACTCCTTGCGCGCCTCCTCATCGATGTGCGTGACGATGTAGTTGGCGAAGTAGAGGACCTTCTCCAGGTTGCGTGGCGACATGTCGAGGAGCAGGCCCATCCGCGACGGGATCCCTTTGAAATACCAGACGTGGCTGACGGGTGAGGCCAGCTTGATATGCCCCATCCGCTCCCGCCGGACTTTCGAGCGGGTGACCTCCACGCCGCACTTGTCGCAGATGATCCCCTTGTAGCGGTAGCGCTTGTATTTGCCGCAGTGGCATTCCCAGTCGCGCTGCGGGCCGAAGATGCGCTCGCAGAACAGCCCGTCGCGCTCAGGCTTGAGCGTGCGGTAGTTGATCGTCTCCGGCTTGGTGACCTCGCCGTGCGACCACGACAGGATGGTCTCCGGCGATGCCAGAGAGAGCTTCAGTGCGTCGAAGTTTTCCAGTTTCAGTGTCATTGATTACCTCAAAGAATCAAGCGGATTCTGCGCGGCGCGCGGCGCGCCGGTCGCCCATTGGTCCGACTCATCGATCTCATCGCGCTCGAGGTTGATGCCCAGGTCGAGCGGCATCTCGCTCATGTCGTCTTCGGAAAGGATGACCTGCTTCTCGCCGTCGGACTGGATCTCGACACCCAGCGCGAGGCCTTCGAGCTCCTTCACCAGCACCCGGAACGATTCCGGAATGCCCGCCTCGAGCGTGTTCTCGCCCTTGACGATGGCCTCGTAGGCCTTGACGCGGCCCACGATGTCGTCGGACTTGACCGTCAGGATCTCCTGCAGGATATGCGAGGCGCCATAGGCTTCGAGCGCCCAGACCTCCATCTCCCCAAACCGCTGGCCGCCGAACTGCGCCTTGCCGCCCAGCGGCTGCTGGGTGACCAGCGAGTAAGGACCCGTCGAGCGGGCGTGGATCTTGTCCTCGACGAGGTGAGCGAGCTTCAACATATAGATGTAGCCGACCGTCACTTCGTGGTCGAACTGCTCACCGGTGCGGCCGTCGCGCAGCGTGATCTTGCCCGACTCGGGCAGGCCCGCCCGCACCAACTCCTTCTCGATCGTTTCCTCCGACGCGCCGTCGAACACGGGCGTCGCAACTTTCAAGCCCAGCGCGTGCGCCGCCCAGCCCAGGTGCGTCTCCAGCACCTGGCCCAGGTTCATGCGGCTCGGCACACCCAACGGGTTCAGCACCAGCTCAACCGGCGTGCCATCCGGCATGTAGGGCATGTCCTCGGCGGGAAGGATGCGGGCGATGACGCCCTTGTTCCCGTGCCGGCCGGCCATCTTGTCGCCCTGCGCGATCTTGCGCTTCTGGGCGACATAGACCCGCACCAGCTGGTTGACGCCGGGCGCGAGCTCGTCCTTGGTTTCGCGGCTGAAGATCTTGACATCGACCACAATGCCGCGCTCGCCGTGGGGCACGCGCAGTGAGGAATCGCGCACCTCGCGCGCCTTCTCGCCAAAGATGGCGCGCAGGAGGCGCTCCTCGGCCGAGAGCTCCGACTCGCCCTTCGGCGTGATCTTGCCGACCAGGATGTCGCCCGGATGAACCTCGGCACCGATATAGACGATGCCGCGCTCGTCGAGATTCTTCAGCGTCTCATCGCTGACGTTGGGGATGTCGCGCGTGATCTCCTCGGGGCCCAGCTTGGTGTCGCGGGCCTCGATCTCGTACTCTTCGATATGGATCGAGGTGTACTTGTCCTCGCGGACGACCGACTCAGAGATCAGGATCGCGTCTTCGTAGTTGTAACCCTCCCAGGGCATGAAGGCCACCAGGATGTTGCGGCCCAGCGCCAGCTCACCTTCGGAGGTGGCCGGACCGTCCGCCAGCGGCGTGCCGGCGACGACATGCTGACCCGCCTTGACGATGACGCGCTGCGAGAGGCAGGTCCCCTGGTTGGAGCGTTCGAATTTGTGGATGGGATACCACTGCTCTGCCGAGCCGTCATCCGGCTTCAGCAGGATGCCGAGCTCGCGCTTGAAACTATCCAACTTGGCCGCGGGCGAGTCCGCCGGCGGCGGGGCGGCGCACGACACGACGGTGCCGTCCACCTTGGCCACGATCAACTCGCCGGAGTCCTTGGCGGCGGCCCACTCCATGCCGGTGCCCACGATCGGCGCCTCGGTCACGACCAGCGGCACCGCCTGGCGCTGCATGTTCGAGCCCATCAGGGCCCGGTTCGCATCGTCGTGCTCCAGGAACGGGATCAGCGCGGTCGCGACACTGACCGTCTGCTTGGGCGACACGTCCATGTACTCGATGCGGTTGACGTCCGCCACCAGGAAAAGGTTCTTGGTGCGGGCGGTGGTCCGCTCCTCCGTGAAGTGACTGTCCTTGTCGAGCGGCGCGTTCGCCTGCGCCACGACAAAGTGGTCCTCTTCGTCGGCCGACAGGAACTCGACCTCGTCGGAGACCCAGGCGTTGATCGGAATATCGCCGGCCTTCCCCTTGACGAGCGACTCCACCAGGTCGCGATCGAGCAGATCGCCCTTCTTGCCGAGCTTGGTCTTGCGGTTGGCGGAATCCAGCACGTCGTCGCGCAGCGTGCGGCCCACCAGCTTGTCGCGGTGCGCCTTGTCAGCGGGCATCGTGCTGTACACGCGGCGGAAGGGCGTCTCGATGAACCCGTACTCGTTGACGCGCGCGAAGGTTGCCAGCGAGCCGATCAGGCCAATGTTCGGACCTTCCGGGGTCTCGATCGGGCAGATGCGGCCGTAGTGGGAATGGTGAACGTCTCGAACATCGAAGCCGGCGCGCTCGCGCGACAGGCCGCCAGGGCCCAACGCCGACAGGCGGCGCTTGTGCGTCAGCTCGGCCAGCGGGTTGGTCTGGTCCATGAACTGGGAAAGCTGGCTCGACCCGAAGAACTCCTTGATCGCCGCCACCACGGGGCGCGCGTTGATCAAGCTGGCGGCAGTCACGGTGGCCGCGTCGCAGATCGTCATGCGCTCCTTGATGATGCGCTCCATCCGGATCAAGCCCATGCGGAACTGGTTCTGCAGCAGCTCGCCGACGGCGCGCACCCGGCGGTTGCCCAGGTGGTCGATGTCATCCGGCTCGCCGGTGCCGTTGTTCAGCTCGATCAGCTTGCGGATGATCGCGATGAAGTCGTCGTTGGACAGGGTGCGGACATTCATGTCCGTGCCGAGGCCCAGTCGCCGGTTTAGCTTGAAACGACCCACCTTCGAGAGATCGAAGCGGCGCGGGTTGAAGAAGAGCGCCGTCATCAGCGCCCGCGCGTTGTCGACTGTTGGCGGGTCACCGGGGCGGATCTTCTTGTACATCTCGACCAGGGCGTCATTGACGTCGGTCGAAGAGTCCTTCTCCAGGGTCGACTGGATGAACTTATGCTCGCCGTTGTTGTCGACGTCGGCGAAGAGCGCCTTGATCTCGTTGTTGCTGCCGTAGCCGAGCGCGCGCACCAGCGTCGTGACGGGAATCTTCCGCTTGCGGTCGATCTTGACCGTGAGCACGTCCTTGCCCGAGGTCTCGATCTCGAGCCAGGCGCCGCGATTGGGGATCAGCTTGGCCGCGTAGAGCATCCGGCCCGAGGCCCGATCCTCGCTGCTGGTGAAGTAAATGCCGGGAGAACGAACCAGCTGGGAGACGACCACCCGCTCGGTGCCGTTGACGATGAACGTGCCTTCCTCGGTCATGATCGGGAAGTCACCCATGAAGACTTCCGATTCCTTGATCTCACCCGCGTTTTCGCCGGTGCGGATCGTCAGCCGGGTGTTGATCCGCAGCGGAGCCGCGAACGTCATGTCGCGGTTGCGGCACTCCTCCTTGTCGAACTTGGGCTGGCCGAACTCGTAGTCCAGGAATTTGAGCTCGTAGTTCTTGCCGGTGTAGTCGGTGATCGGGTTGATCTCTTCGAACAGCTCGCGAAGCCCCTCGCGCTTGAACCAATTGAAGGAGCGGATCTGGGTCTCGATCAACTCGGCGACCGGAAGCATGTCCGGAATGCGGCCGTAGGTGATTCGAGAAGAGCCGTTGGAGGAAGGCTGAATCATGGACTCTCCTTTAGATGAAGCAGGAAAAAATGGTGGGCAGGCTGGTGGTGCTAGGGACGCGGAAAAGCAACCCTGGAAGCACCGAACGGCAATAGTAACAGGAGCCTACCCAGGCTGTCAAGCGCGCAAACAGGCTCGCCGCGAAACCGGAACAGCTTCGCGAGCGGCCCAGGGCGGGTTCCCTGGGGCGGGAATCGGGTCAGGTCGCCGATCTGAGATCCGTCAGACTAATCGGCGGTTAGTCTAGCACTCCATCTCCCCCAGGGGAAGGGGTTGCGAAACTCCGCCGGGCGCCTCCCGCTCAGGGCCCAAAGGGCGACGTCGGCTGCTGGATCCCGAACTGGGAAAGGCCTGGAATCGGCACCCCCATGACCCAGGTCACGAAGGCCAGAATCCCGGCCAGGATCAGGACGAAGAAGAGCATCCAGCGGAACATGGTCGGCCCTCCGGGAAGAACAACGGCATCCGCCCACCAAAGCTTAGGGAGCCCGGCCGACCGGTATAACAAGGCGATGTACACCGACCTGGCCGTCGTCGTGCTGGCCGGCCTCCTCGGCCCTCTTCTCGCGTCCGGCCGGCGGTTGCGGGTTCCTGTGCTTGTCGGGGAGCTCATCGGCGGGATCCTGCTCGGGCGGACCGGCCTGCACCTGATCGATCCCACCACGCAGCCCTTTCCGGTGTTCGCCTCGCTCGGGTTCGCGATGCTCATGCTCGAATCGGGAGCCGAGATCGATCTCGGCTCGAAGCTGCTGCGCGATAGCGCGGTTCGGGCGGGACTGGCCTTCCTGGTGACCCTGCTGGTGGCCATCCCGGCCGGCCTCCTCATCGGCGTGTGGGTGGGGTCGACCCACGTGGCGCTCTTTGTCGTCCTGCTCGCTGGAAGCTCGGCCGCCGTCGCGCTGCCCACAATCCGCGAGGAAGGGCTGACAGGCCCCGCCATCACGCTCGTCATCGCCTGGATCGCGCTCGCCGACGCCATCACCGCACTCCTGATGCCCCTCGCACTGACCAGCGCCAGCCGGATCCCGGCGGCGCTGCTCGGCGACGGGCTGATCATCGCCGCCGCTGCGCTGATCATTGCGCTGGGTCGCCGCTTCTTTGGCTCCGGTCCCGCCCAAGGGGCCAAGCGTCTGTCGAAGCAGCGCCACTGGGCCCTGCGGCTTCGGCTTTCCGTGCTGATGCTGCTTTTCCTAGGGGCGATTGCGGAGCACACCGGCGCCAGCCTCCTCGTGGCGGGCTTCGCCGCCGGCATCGTCCTCCGCCAGTTCGGCGAGCCGCACCGCCTCGCCCTCGAACTCACTGGGCTGGCGACCGGGTTCTTCGTCCCGACCTTCTTCGTCCTGCTGGGCGCCAGTCTCGATTTGAAGGGGTTGGCACGCTCACCTTCCGCCATCGCGCTGGCAATTGGGATGGCACTGGCCGCCACCGTGGTGCACGTGGTGGCGGCGATCACGGTGGGCAAACGCCAGCGGCTCGCGGCTGGCCTTCTCGCCTCTGCGCAGCTCGGTCTCCCCGCAGCCGCCGCCGCGCTCGGACTTGCTACGCGGGCGCTCAGCCCACCGGTCGCGACCGCCCTCGTCGCGGGTGGATTGCTCACCTTGATCCCCGCGACGACCGGCGCCCTGCTGCTCGCCCGCGCGGCGACCAACGAGGCGGCACCGCCAACGTAGTACGCTCCCGATCATGCCCGCCAAGCCCGCGAAAGAGACCTGGAAGAAAGAACCCGACGACCATGACTACCCGGCGGCCGAGGACTATTTGAGCCTGCTCATGCCGCCCGCCCAGGCCAAGCGAGTCGTCCGCCGGCTCCGCACGGCTCCGCTCGTCACCCGCAAGGCGAAGGATCTCTTGCGAGCCAGCAGGCTACGCGTGCTGGCGCCGGAAAATTTTCACGTCGCCCACGATCTCCAGAAGGTCAAGGCAGGAAAGCAGCTCTCTCCCGTGCTGCTGGTTCGTGGCCAATTGAGTTCCGAGGTCCCGCTCACGATCGCCGACGGCTACCACCGGGTCTGCGCCAGCTATCACCTGGACGAGGACGCCGATATTCCCTGCCGGATCGCCGATCTGACGAAGTCCTGACCCGGGACGATCCTTAGATCCAGCCCTTCCGGCGGTAATACAGGAGCTGAAGGGCGGTCGTCGCCAGCATGACGCTCACCGCCAGCACCCAGAAGGTCCAGGTCGGCGCGATATGGGCCACCAGCCAGGCGAAGTTCATGCCAAAAAAGCCGGTGATGAAGGTCAACGGCAGGAAGAGGGTGGCAAAGACAGTGAGCCGGGTGATGACCTGGTTGAGCCGGTTGGACACGGTCGACAGGTAGACGTCCATCGCGCTGGTGAGCAGGTCACGCAGCGAGTCCACCGTCTCGTACTGGCGAATGATGTGGTCGTAGACGTCGCGGTAGTAGATCGTCATGTCCTGTCCGCCTTCGAGGCCGACCGTGTGGGTGGTCAGCCGCTGGAAGACGTCCCGCTGCGCTCCCAGCACCTTGCGCAGGTCGATCACCGCCCGCTTGAGATTGGTGAGACTGCCCAGGCTGGCCGGTTCAGCCTTAAGGACGATGCTCTCCTCGAGCCGCTCGGTGGCGTCGTCCACCTGGTCGATCACCGGGAAGATCGCGTCGACCAACTGGTCAACCACCAGGTAAAAGAGGAACGGCAGGTTGCGGTGGGCGAGGTCGGGGTTGGCTTTGATCCGCTCGCGAAGGCGGTCGAGCGGCGGTGACGGCTCGAGGTGGACGCTGACCAGGTACTGCGGCGAGAGAAAGAGGTGTTGCTCGCGAATCTGGATCCGCTCGCCATCGAACTCGGCGGTGAAGAGGACGACGAAGACGTAGCCCGTGTACTCGTCGAGCTTTGGTCGCTGGTTCTGGTGGCGGATGTCCTCGAGCGCCAGCGGGTGAAACTTGAAGGTCTTCTCGAGCAGCTCGTAGTCCGAGTCGTCGGGACTCTCGATGTCCAGCCAGAATCCCTGCTTGCCTTCGGCGAGGCAGGTGGCGATGGACTCGGCCTGAGCGTCGACCAGTGGGCCCTGCGTCGAGATCAGGTGCCTGGGCACGGCCTCACGTTTCCCGCAGCGAGGGTGGGGAGGGGATCAATCCCCTTCCCCGCTACTTGATTTCGGCGCCGGCGCCTGCGTCCTTCAGCTTCTTCAGGACGGCTTCGGCCTCTTCGCGGTTGACGCCCTGCTTGACCGGCTTGGGCGCCTGGTCGACCAGGTCCTTGGCTTCCTTGAGACCCAGGCCCGTGATCTCGCGGACGACCTTGATCACGCCGATCTTGGCGTCTCCCGCCGAGGTCAGCACTACCTGGAACTCGGTCTGCTCGGCTTCCGGAGCGGCTGCGGCCACCCCGCCGGCCGGCGCCGCCGCCACGGCCACCGGGGCCGCGGCCGTTACGCCAAACTCGGTTTCGATGGCCTTGATGGCGTTCATGACATCCACCACGGTCCATTCCTTCAACGCGGAGACGAAATCGTCGACACTGACTTTTGCCATTGGTTCCTCCTAACTTGTGGCCGGCGCCGTGGCCGGTGACTGCGATTCTTTCTGGGTGCGAACGGCATCGATCGTACGGGCGAGCGTGGAGATCGGGGCCTGCAGGATGCTGGCCAGGTTGCCCAGGGGAGCTTGCATCGCGCCAAGCAGGCGACTCAGCAGGATCTCCCGCGAGGGGAGGTCGGCGAGCTCGGTGACGGCCTCAGCCTTGATCACCTGGCCTTCGAGCAGGCCGGCCTTGATCACCATCTTGCGGTTGGCCCGAATGAACTCGTTGAGGATGCGGGCCGGCGCCGAGACGTCATCGGCGGCGAACAGCAGCGCCATCGGCCCGACCAGCTCGGCGCTGAGCGGTTCGTAGCCCGCCGCCTTGGCGGCGCGCCGAGCCAGGGTGTTCTTTACCACGATCATCTCGATACCGCCGCCTCGCAGCTTGCTGCGGAGGTCGCGCATCTGGCCGACCGTCATGCCGCGATAGTCGGCGAGCACCGCAGTCGACGTGGCCTTCAGCCGGGCGGTGATGTCCGCGACGGTCGCGGCCTTCTCCGCCTTCTTATCGATCTTCTCGTCTTTCTTCTTGAGTCCTGTGGCCAATAAAAAAACCTCCTTCGCTCAACAGGCGAGGAGGCCGTTATCGCATCCTGCTCGCCTGCGCTGGACATTAAGCCGGTCGGGCCGGCACCAGCGGTCTTCGGCTATTCAGTTGTGGAGCGTGAGTATATCAGGCGCCGTTCTTGGTTGCTTGCAGGGCGCCTCGGATGAGTTCCTTGACCGCCGCGGCACCCGCGGCCTCGGGCGATGTCAACTTGACATGCCGGATACCCACCCCCGTTCCCTCGAGCAGTCCCTCCGGATCCGGCAGCCCGGCACCATTCGCCAGGCCGAGGTTGACCCGCTCGCGCTGCGGCGAGATCACCGCAAAGACGTCCTCGCGACCGGCGCCCGCGCCGTACTGAATCACCTTCCATCCCACAAAGACCTTCTCCGTCGCGTTCGGCAGGACCGAAAGGATGACCTCGCGCGCCTTGACGGCGATCTCGCGGACCTGCGGAGCGTAGCCCTTAAGGAAGGTATCGACCGCGGGGTCACCGGTTTTCGTGTTAGCCATCGGACGCCGGGTTGTGGCTAACTCATCCGGCCGGCGGCAGCCGGGTCGACCGGGACGCTCGGACCCATCGTGGGCGACAGGTAGACGGACTTCAGGTACTGCCCTTTGGCCGAGCTCGGCTTGGCGCGCACCACCGCGTCCATCAGAGCGGCGAAATTATCCTTCAGCTGCGTTTCGCTATAGGAGGCCTTGCCGATGTTGGTGTGGATGATGCCCGTCTTGTCGACGCGGTACTCGATCCGGCCTCCCTGAATATCCTTCACCGCCCGGCCGATATCGAAGGTGACGCTGCCCGCCCGCGGGTTCGGCATCAGGCCACGCGGCCCCAGGATCTTGCCCAACCGGCCGACCTGGCCCATCATGTCGGGCGTCGCCAGCGCGACATCGAAGTCAAGCCAGCCTTCCTGGATCCGCTTGACGAGATCCTCGGCGCCGACATAGTCGGCTCCAGCCTCGGTCGCCTCGCGGGCCTTCTCGCCTGTGGCAAACACCAGCACCCGACGCTTCTTGCCGGTGCCATGCGGCAACACCACCGAGCCGCGGACCATCTGGTCGGCGTGGCGCGGGTCGACGCCCAGCCGCAGGTGTGCCTCGATCGATCCGTCGAATTTCGAGGTCGAACTCTTCAGCACGAGCCGCACCGCCTCGTCCGGCGCGTACTGCTCGGTGCGCTCGATGGCCTTGGCCGCTTCCTTGTATTTCTTGCCACGCGCTTGCGGCATCAGGCAGACACCTCGATACCGAGCGATCGCGCAGTCCCCTCGATCATCTTCATCGCGGCGTCCACGTCGTAGGCGTTGAGGTCTTTCAGCTTGAGCTGCGCAATCTCGCGGACCTGCTGCTTGCTGACCTTGCCGACCTTCTCCTTGTTCGGCTTGGCCGAGCCCTTCTCCACACCGGCCGCTTTCTTCAACAGGGCGGCGGCGGGCGGGGTCTTGGTCACGAAGGTGAAGGTGCGGTCCTCGAAGATGGTGATCTCGACCGGGATCACCTGGCCGGCCATCGACGCGGTGCGGTCGTTATAGGTCTTGACGAACTCCATGATGTTGACGCCGTGCGGGCCGAGCGCGGTGCCCACCGGCGGCGCGGGCGTGGCCTTGCCCGCTTCCATCTGGATCTTGACCATCGCCTTGACTTTCTTCTTTGCCATTACTTCAACCGCTCCACCTGGAGGAGGTCCAGTTCGACCGGTGTCTCCCGGCCGAACATGTTCACCAACACCTTGAGCTTGCCCTTGTCGGCGTTGATCTCATCGACCTTGCCGTGGAAGTCCGAGAACGGCCCATCGATGACGCGCACGTTCTCGCCCACCTGGTACTCGACCCGTACCTTGGGCGCTTCCGCCTTGATCTGCTTCTGGATCGACTTGATCTCCTTCTCCTGCAGCGGCACCGGCTTGTTGCCGGAGCCGACGAAACTGGTCACGCCGGGCGTGTTCCGCACCACATACCAGGACTCGTCCGACATGATCATGTTGACCAGGATGTAGCCGGGGAAGGTTCGCTTGGCGACGTGACGCCGCTGGCCGTCTTTGATCTCGATGACGTCTTCGGTGGGGACGAGCACCTCGAAGATCCGATCGTGCATGTCCATCGAGTCGACGCGCTTCATCAGGTTGTTGCGCACCTTCTCTTCGTGACCGGAATAGGCATGGACGACGTACCAGTGCGGCTCGCCTTCAGCGGGGACCGGCTTGGCCTCGCCCGCCGGAACAACCGCGAGCGGCGGCGACGCGGGCGTTTCGGGCGGGGCCGGATGGCCTTCGCCGACCGAGACTCGCTCGCCGGTCCAGACGCGGCCGGCTTCAGCAGCCTCTTTGGGCGCCGGCCGGCGGCCGCGCGGCTTTGCCGGCGCGGGCGCGCCTTGCGCCTCCTGCGTCTTGCCGTTCAACTCTGCCTCAGCCAACTTTTGGGAACTCCAGTTTTACGAGCGTTTGCGTCAACACGTAGTCGATCAGTCCAAGCATCAGGGACACCACTACCACCGTCACGATCACGACAAACGTCATCGTGCGTAGCTCGCCCCAGCTGGGCCAGATCACCTTTCGGAGCTCGCCGAGGATGTCCTCGAAGTTCCGGATGATACCCCGGCGCGGTGCGGGAGTTGTGGTGCGTTGCACTCTATTCGCCCTTGGTTCGGTCGGAACAGCTTTGGCCATGGTAGTTATACCTGAGTCTGGCAGGGGTGGAGCGACTCGAACGCCCGACCCGCGGTTTTGGAGACCGCTGCTCTACCAACTGAGCTACACCCCTGTGCCGGTCGGCGCCAACAGTATAAGAAGGTTGCTGCCACGCTACTTCGTTTCCCGGTGCGCAGTATGCTTCCGGCACCGCGGGCAGAACTTCTTGACCTCGAGCCGGTCGGGGTCGTTCTTCTTGTTCTTGACGGTGGTGTAGTTGCGCTCCTTACAAGTCTGACACTGCAGGGTGATGATCGACGCTAGGGCAGGCATTGAATCTCCAGGGGATGAAAGGGTCCAGACACAAAAAAGACCTAGCAACTGCTAGGCGAATTCAAATCATACCAGACTTTGGGGTGATCGTCAATGACGTCATCGCCTAAGACCGAAGCGGGGGCCCCGCCGGCCCCCGCCCAATATAAGTAAGGTATCGGTCGCTAGTACTGGACGACGACAGTTGTGCCGTTGGGCGCCCAGTTCCATAGCGTGGCCATCGGACTGTAAGGCACATTCACGCAACCGTGGGTGCCGTTATAGAGGTTGGCGCCGGGACCGTACCAAGAGCGCCAGGGGGCGTCGTGGATGAAGTACCCGCCTCCGATGAACTCCATGGCCCAGTTGGTCCAGGACGGCGGATACCACCAGGGGCTGCCGTAGGGCCAGGGCGAGATCATCTTGTAGGGCGAATACCGGGCAAAGATCCGATAGACACCCGGCGGGGTGGGCAGCTGGGGGCGGCCCGTCGCGACGAAGGTGGTTAGGACTGCGTTGCCATCCTGGAAGGCCGTGAGCACTTGGCGAGATAGGGAGATCACGATCACCTTGCCGACGCCGGCGTTGTACGAGATTGGGACCTGCTGTTTGAGGTAGATGGCGCTGGCCAGAGACTGCTTCTCCTGATAGAGCTGACCCGCGATCGATTCAAACGTTCCCTGATCGGCGGCTCCCGAAAGCTGCCCGGCCAGATAATTGATCGTGCCCGGGTGGTTGCCGAGCGCCGCGCCGATCGACTGCGCGGAGGCAAGTGTCGAGCGCGTGTCCGCCAGCTGGTTGAAGGCGGCAGTGCGCGAATCGAGCAACCCCTGGACGCCGACTGCCGTCTGCTGGACCTGCGCCAGAATCGGTGCGAAGGCGTCGGCGCTATGCACCGATGCCAGCGCGGTCTTCGCGTCGCTGATCTGCGTATTGAAGGGGGCAAGACTGAGCTGCGGGTACTGGGCGGCGTTCGCCACGAGCGAGCTGGCGGATTGGATCGCCGCGTCCAC
This genomic window from Candidatus Dormiibacterota bacterium contains:
- a CDS encoding cation:proton antiporter, translated to MYTDLAVVVLAGLLGPLLASGRRLRVPVLVGELIGGILLGRTGLHLIDPTTQPFPVFASLGFAMLMLESGAEIDLGSKLLRDSAVRAGLAFLVTLLVAIPAGLLIGVWVGSTHVALFVVLLAGSSAAVALPTIREEGLTGPAITLVIAWIALADAITALLMPLALTSASRIPAALLGDGLIIAAAALIIALGRRFFGSGPAQGAKRLSKQRHWALRLRLSVLMLLFLGAIAEHTGASLLVAGFAAGIVLRQFGEPHRLALELTGLATGFFVPTFFVLLGASLDLKGLARSPSAIALAIGMALAATVVHVVAAITVGKRQRLAAGLLASAQLGLPAAAAALGLATRALSPPVATALVAGGLLTLIPATTGALLLARAATNEAAPPT
- the corA gene encoding magnesium/cobalt transporter CorA; this encodes MPRHLISTQGPLVDAQAESIATCLAEGKQGFWLDIESPDDSDYELLEKTFKFHPLALEDIRHQNQRPKLDEYTGYVFVVLFTAEFDGERIQIREQHLFLSPQYLVSVHLEPSPPLDRLRERIKANPDLAHRNLPFLFYLVVDQLVDAIFPVIDQVDDATERLEESIVLKAEPASLGSLTNLKRAVIDLRKVLGAQRDVFQRLTTHTVGLEGGQDMTIYYRDVYDHIIRQYETVDSLRDLLTSAMDVYLSTVSNRLNQVITRLTVFATLFLPLTFITGFFGMNFAWLVAHIAPTWTFWVLAVSVMLATTALQLLYYRRKGWI
- the rplL gene encoding 50S ribosomal protein L7/L12, yielding MAKVSVDDFVSALKEWTVVDVMNAIKAIETEFGVTAAAPVAVAAAPAGGVAAAAPEAEQTEFQVVLTSAGDAKIGVIKVVREITGLGLKEAKDLVDQAPKPVKQGVNREEAEAVLKKLKDAGAGAEIK
- the rplJ gene encoding 50S ribosomal protein L10 produces the protein MATGLKKKDEKIDKKAEKAATVADITARLKATSTAVLADYRGMTVGQMRDLRSKLRGGGIEMIVVKNTLARRAAKAAGYEPLSAELVGPMALLFAADDVSAPARILNEFIRANRKMVIKAGLLEGQVIKAEAVTELADLPSREILLSRLLGAMQAPLGNLASILQAPISTLARTIDAVRTQKESQSPATAPATS
- a CDS encoding DUF1801 domain-containing protein, producing the protein MANTKTGDPAVDTFLKGYAPQVREIAVKAREVILSVLPNATEKVFVGWKVIQYGAGAGREDVFAVISPQRERVNLGLANGAGLPDPEGLLEGTGVGIRHVKLTSPEAAGAAAVKELIRGALQATKNGA
- the rplA gene encoding 50S ribosomal protein L1 — translated: MPQARGKKYKEAAKAIERTEQYAPDEAVRLVLKSSTSKFDGSIEAHLRLGVDPRHADQMVRGSVVLPHGTGKKRRVLVFATGEKAREATEAGADYVGAEDLVKRIQEGWLDFDVALATPDMMGQVGRLGKILGPRGLMPNPRAGSVTFDIGRAVKDIQGGRIEYRVDKTGIIHTNIGKASYSETQLKDNFAALMDAVVRAKPSSAKGQYLKSVYLSPTMGPSVPVDPAAAGRMS
- the rplK gene encoding 50S ribosomal protein L11, with the protein product MAKKKVKAMVKIQMEAGKATPAPPVGTALGPHGVNIMEFVKTYNDRTASMAGQVIPVEITIFEDRTFTFVTKTPPAAALLKKAAGVEKGSAKPNKEKVGKVSKQQVREIAQLKLKDLNAYDVDAAMKMIEGTARSLGIEVSA
- the nusG gene encoding transcription termination/antitermination protein NusG; its protein translation is MAEAELNGKTQEAQGAPAPAKPRGRRPAPKEAAEAGRVWTGERVSVGEGHPAPPETPASPPLAVVPAGEAKPVPAEGEPHWYVVHAYSGHEEKVRNNLMKRVDSMDMHDRIFEVLVPTEDVIEIKDGQRRHVAKRTFPGYILVNMIMSDESWYVVRNTPGVTSFVGSGNKPVPLQEKEIKSIQKQIKAEAPKVRVEYQVGENVRVIDGPFSDFHGKVDEINADKGKLKVLVNMFGRETPVELDLLQVERLK